Part of the Mytilus edulis chromosome 9, xbMytEdul2.2, whole genome shotgun sequence genome, CAAATATAGGTGAAAATGTCAGTACGTCTGGTTCTACATCAGTACCCGTACATGTTGTTTTTTGCGTTTTTGACATTTGTTTACGATTACAGTTTTTGACCCCAAATcataagggaggtaatccaacaTTCCCGCGAAAATTGTTTACAGTTTAGTGTCAAAAAGAGAAGTATTCCAAAGTTCCCGcggaaattttagaaattttccaCTCTGTCtcttcgtttttatttttgacattttaaatttcCTATTTTATCATTTGGCTATACACGGTCAGAAATACACCTTTTAAaggtttttacatttttagtaGAACGAAGATTTTTGTTTATTCAAAAACATGTATACCTCATGAGTCAGTCATTTATATATAGATCTATATAGAACGTCGGTATTTTGCATGTCccatattttaccatttttacatgttttattggtatataggattttttaaTGTAACTTTATCAAGATATACTACgtagtcatacatgtacatttgggggggggggtctgtaCAGTCAGCAACTCGAACATTTTCAGTGAACGTAAAAAAAGGTGCATGCGACTTCCACTTTTCGATAAGAGTATTGCCAGATGTAAGAATCCCTTCCACTCtccaaaaaaaatctataaagggcaaatgctttaaaaaatttgtttttgtttttttaattttgtttcatctAAGTTATATGTTTCGGCGTTAAGTTTGATGCTCTTTTGGATAACTAGTATACCTTTTTTTATAGGGTCTAGCTCAGTGAAGCCCGCCTCCGTCTCCGAGTGCAGGTTTgtatcgctgcattgaagacccatttggtGGCCTTTGGTTTTGTTCTGCTTTTAGGTCGGTTTGTTGGTTTTTTGACACATTATATTCTATTCCccgtttcatttaattttaaattcatttatataaatcttAAACCTTTCTATGGATTTCTTCTTATGCATatcagcaaggatttgtatagtatactaAACAAATCCTTGATATCAGTCATATGAGATttcgaaaatgaaaaatgttgaaagtgCACTATATACTGGAATGGCTAATAAAAACATGTGTACAGGGATTTCTTTCAACTTTTACTGCCATATATTCAGATGAACAATTTAAATATACCGACTTGGCTATTTAACTTTCTCTAAATGAAGAGTTGCATCTCTTTTGTTTAATCTTAACTAGATACTATCAACCTGATATATGTTGTCCATCCGTGGAAAATGATAACTAGTGAAGTGGCATAAAGAAAAATGTGTTATGTTGCTATGATATCGTTTATATGGCCCTTCGTCAGTCACATACCATCTTGGTAAAAAATCATAACggggaaaaacaaatatttttcatgCAAATTGCAAAGAACGAATCATATTTGTGTTTATATACTTAAAACGGGTATATATAGTCTAACAGCCTGCTTAGCATGACAAACTTATATAATCTCAACCGCAGTCATAGAAAATCGCTAGATAATTTGAATATACAAATTTGAATTTTCTCTTACCTCCTAAAAATCATGGATATTTTAATTTTCTGCCTTACTATTgtcttatttacaaaatatgcaacGTAAATAAGCTGTCGTGTCATTGCCTTCCGGTGTTAGAAGACAATAaactttttttatgtataaatcaCAATCAATCAACTGGTCATTAATTACACAGTATTGACATCCGAATGCattttagggattttttttaaattttctttcgagaacacaacaggggtccagtttaagATTTACACACGGCTCGTGAATTCGCGATGATAGGGATGAGTTATCTATACCCCCCTCATCTATAAATATATGCTGTATTAGCATTTCAAGCGTTAACGGAAGAAACATAGTGTAGAGGATAACGCAgggtatataaataaataaaaaaatagagaaaaggGACGAAACGATAAAGAATATAGAGAagaatggggtgctaaaataaaAAGGATACAGAAACTAAGGATGTTGCTATACTACCCCCGGATTATAATAAGTATTCTAAAGGTAGAGGCAAAATTCCAAACTAATTCTGGTATCTATATAaatgaatttagtaaaggttttaagatatttgtggtaacgaaatccttGAATACTTATGTTGGGTTTTGTCTGATTGGTTAATTCCATTCAGATATTAAATTCTCTCATCGGGCATTTTTACGTAgcgtaaaacaatattttaagatattttaagtGTCGGGGAACAGTACTATAcggtttttcaattttttttggtcatttgggagactgtcaagcggggctccgacattCAAAGTTGCTAAACTTGATGATACTTTTTTTATGGTTCTGCTTCAAGACGAAAACATTctatatgtaaatatgaaccaatcaaattataaaatgataaattcgtcCAAACGTTatccttagaatggtggagctccgaGTAAATCGATCAAAACTGTCATGCAGCtgcaataaaaaaatgttaaaaaaacaatcGTTGCTACCAGAATTTTCcaatgtaccttttctgatataaaGTCTTACCTGTTTGAAAGTTTAAAAGACATTGTTCTTGTAGAAATCCAAATACATTCATTATTtcaatgtttaatattttaattgactGTACAATCACTTGCAAATCTCTGTACTATCAATTGGGCCTTTGCTGTATACCTTATTGACCAACTTCAATAGATTGGTAAACtgacaaaatttgataaaaagtagaAATTGTATATCTTAGTTGGGTTGATGTGTTTGACTCGTAGAACAATGATTGAAACTCTAAATAAAAACTGGCTCATCACTGgtattatattttaattgaaagacaTGCACACCAAATATATGAAGAGATTCggaaataatattgttttatcatgattAATCCTTTTCATTGGCAACATTAAAAAGGAAATGAATGCAATTAAAAAATGTCACCAGGATATGTGAACCAATCAAATCCGTGATAATAAGGAAGTCATTGTAGGTCAAAGAGTAATTTCATATTTACATGGAACAGAAGAGTTTCAAGTGTTAATCTCAATCACACATTCGAAAAAGTttagtaagggacgacatcaaaagttcaatgtaggataaaaaaaaccttaattcacatagttttttcgctgAGTTTTTCGTGAGTTTTACAGAGCTTACTTGAGGAGGGGGTCTTAACTTTATGGAATGGTTTTCGCTCATATGACTACCGTTAAATTAAGGTACAGGCATTCCGGTTTGAAAATTTATATAGATCTATAAGGAACTTTTGAGAATCAAAACATATCAGAAGACGGAATTATGACTACTACTACAATAAAacaagaaattttgaaataatgtctTTATTAAGGTAATTATCTTGCAGATGTCAggaaacatcttcttttttcaatcGAATGTTCGCTTCATACTTTTACATAAGGGAGGCACTTGGATccctgtaaaataaaattaaaaacgtaGAAAACAAGTACTATTACGCTACAAAAGTTCCGAACAatcttcaacttttttttattcgatttcattgtttttttaagaTGGTTGGTATGTTGTGGTTTATTGGTGTTTATAATATGTATGTCTGTGGTTTTATTAAAGAtatacattttttcttaaaataataaaactaccgaattccaaagaaaattcaaaatggaaagtctcttaattttcaaattgcaaattcaaaagctcaaacatatcaaacgaatggaaaacagctGTCTTATTCCTGAATTTCCATAGGAATGTCGACAATTTGTTGTACCATTACATTCTACAAATATGTTGTAAATAAGAAACTTGCATCATTTTGATCAAGTACGTGTTCCTCTGTGCATGTATAGCGTGTTTTACCTTTTTGTCAACTATCATCAACCGGGTATCCATCGTTATTTTAAAGTTATGGTTCAAATTGATATGTTGGCGTTCTCTGAACCATCATTTACAATGAGATATCATCTTTTCGGAGATTTTCATggtgaattatgtttagatcctcAGTATAACATATCACCAGCCTGAGGCTGCTAATATATTGAGTTGGAACAGTCACATGGCAGATGTTTTTAAGGAAATCTACAACAGCAAACTCTTGCAATGcttgattgttgtttttttttttaaataaagtgaaATCACCTCCGATACTGATGAAAAACGTTGCTGGTGTTGGCAGCAACGATTCCTTCAttagaaaacaaaaatgtgtcccttcataattttattaaagCTAAATATTTATAGTGTTTCCTGTTTGCTGCCAATTGTAATTTAacctttttcttaaaattttctttttttgttgttgttattaatgttatgctcttaatgggccctttaatttggaaaataaaaaaaaaatattgtattgtatacaaTACTCGATGCCCTGTATATCTATCATTTAAATATCAGTGAATAAATTGTGGCGAAATAGTTACTCGCCAAGGTATCAGGTCTTATCAATCAAAGAGTTGAAACCTagtatatatatcatatgatttttaaccttGGCTAAAATCTATgcactcagtctttagttttgccttttgtaaagataaataaattaattgGAGAGTCAAATAAATTCGTTCATGATATCATTTTTGTTTACGCACACTTGGAAAAGAGAAAACGTATCATACATACATGTTGATTCTCGCAGATATATCCACTCGTTGCACTACAATGTGCATCGTTCCAGTTAAAGCCGTGTGGCTGATAAAAGTACGCACAGTCTTCATTACCGCCTGTATTGTTGGGTTCTCCTGATTTCCACCCGGAGTATTGTACTTTAGACAGATCGTTCACCCATCTCCAGTCTCCTTCCTTCAAATAATCTCCTGCTCCCATCCAGTAATTTTGTTCAACCACttctattttaatataaaaaaaatattaaagtctcGGAGTCATAGACATAACCCAACATATATACTCTATGATGGATTACTGACTGGTAAACCATTAAGTCAAGGATTTCGTGATCACAAATTAATATAGATCACCATTCCTAGAGACAATCGTATTTGTAGATGttgtaaaatgaataatattgaagatgaatatcattttgtgtTGATTTGTCCTGCATATAGAACACTTAGATGTAATTTTTTGCCAAAGTATTATTGTTCATGGCCAAATACACGAAAGCTAATTTTTCTGTTACAAGCTGGGTCAAAAAGCTTAACTAAAAATCTATGTAATTATCTTAAAGCTGCATGGAAACTAAGATTGCAAATTATCAGTTAAtatattattcatattattataagttatctctgcattatttaatttgtttaattgttctctgtattctgtcatatttgtcatatatgtatatatgtattatgcTAAAGCAATGTTGTTGCTAAtgcaataaagattcattcattcattcattcatacgGCTTGCAACAAtaggcaaagcccataccacatagtcacctataaaaggcccgaaatgacaaattttgtaCCAAGCTAAGCATAAAATGAATTTATGAATGTATTAATTCGATAGACATGCTGACAAATTGAATAATGATCGACGTACGTAATGTGAAAATTCTACTTAAATTGAATTTAGTTTGAAATGATGTTGCAAGTCAATTTATACACAACCTGTTGTGATTTACTATTATCACAATATTCAAGCTAAGTCTTATAGAATAATCAAGTTGACCATATtcagtaattaaaaataaaatacttgcTTTTACTAGTTATCATATTCTTGATCCACGAATTTTCATTTGAATCTGTAACCTTGACAAGATATGCTCCCATATTTCTGCAAGTTCTCTGcgaataaaaaagtataaaagataaagaaaatgttattgttaaaatatttgttaaatgttAACTAGGGATTCCTTATttttcgtgggataccaattttcgtgtatTTCTTTGGTCAAATTGAACCACGAATAAAGGTGGGCAACGAAGTACAGATTTTACAAAAGGCCTGTACGCAGAAAATTGGCAAAACCGCATATTCAAATATAGACGAAATTAAGATTTTGCTTCGACCAATGAAAACTGGTac contains:
- the LOC139490473 gene encoding perlucin-like protein, whose protein sequence is MFVCALLVIFCCVSVIKSETCYGKDEKSIISGIRSSLKTLEDKLNGKSPRCPAGWKEYKNHCYYFSSDKMSWFEAERTCRNMGAYLVKVTDSNENSWIKNMITSKKVVEQNYWMGAGDYLKEGDWRWVNDLSKVQYSGWKSGEPNNTGGNEDCAYFYQPHGFNWNDAHCSATSGYICENQHGSKCLPYVKV